The Magallana gigas chromosome 6, xbMagGiga1.1, whole genome shotgun sequence genome includes the window GCAATGTCACGAAGGTGCGTATAGTTATCTGCCACTGCAGGAGACGGCATTTCATGCCGATTGTTCGGAATGTCATTACACTCTATTAAACAAGGTAAACTTAGAATACATGATCCATCAAACGATTGGACGAAATATCCAGATACCTTGCGTCCTGAGGAAACAAACTTTCCGGCACATGaagataaaacatattcagtTTGCCCACCACACTCCCTAAAGGCATCAAAAAAGACGGATGTGGCTAACGATTTGTTGCTCTGGTCATCTATCATGCAGTACACCTTGCGCGCAAGGTATTGTTCACCAACTGGGTACACATATACTGGTACAATCTTTGCGCATGACTTGCTGGTGCTGTACTTAATTCCACATACTTCAGTACAGTAGGTGCCTAAATGGAGACTCTCCCCCTCGTGACTCACTCTAGGCTGCTCCCCCTCATGCTCAATTCTGGACTCAGGTTCAGGGTGAAGGATTGTAACATGCTCTGTAGATTCACACATGTCACATTTCACACtttctttacagtttttacGAAGATGACGTCTTGAGCCACAGCACTTCAAACAGTAGCCGTTCTTGAAAAGGTAGTCCTTGCGTTCCTTGAACGTTTTTCCGCGGAATTTCATACAGTCTTTAAGCGAATGACTTGAACTAGTTCCATGGATGGGGCATTCCACACTGACAATGTTAGAGTTCACATCTGTCGTAACATCCGTCTTCCTTGCTGACACAGCCATTTGATGATAAGCGTTGCGTAGTCCACTCTTGCTCCTCTGCTGAGCTGGGTGTGTGTCTCCATGGCCAGTATGGGTAGAGGAACTCTCAAACAGAAGACTTGGATCGTTGCGCACACGGGCGAGATCACTCAGAAATTTCGTAAACACAGAGAATGGTACTGACGAAACATGATTGTTCATCTTATATCTGTCACATTCTGAAGCCAACTTTTCACGGAAACGCTTTGGCAGTTTACGTACAAATTCGTTGATGCCACTGGATGTGTCGTATTATGAAAATGCTGTGCTAAACACAGGATCGCACTTCACTGATTCCACTTCTGCAGCTAGATCAGACAAGACCAGAAATTTCTTGCGGTCACCATCTGAAAGAGCAGAAAAAATGCTAATGCGCTCCTTCAGTGACAGTTCAATGGTCTCTGCACTACCATATTCACGATCTAGACGCTCCCAAATATTACTGACTGCTTTCTCTGGGTTCCGCGAATTTGTTGCTCGGGTATTTTCTGCTTGGATTTTGGACTCTGGTCCAAGGTGATTCACTAACAGGTCCAAGTGTTCCAGAGTTGTTGCACTGATTTCACTCATGACATTCATGAAACTGTATTTCCATGTCAGGTATCCACCAGAATCATCACTAAAGTTCCAGAGTCTCCTAGGCAGTAACTGGTTCTTGGCAACTAATTTTGCCAAGTCAGCGGCCTCAGTCGGATTCTGCTTAGGAGTGGATGAAACGGCACTTGGGTTTGTTTCATATGTCTTATTTTCTGTTGCACACAAGGAGGgcttggtacatgtatgtgtaggTTTTTGAGGAAGAGATTTGTCATTATCATGTTCATGAACGTTCACTTCAGAAGGAACAtctggaagggggggggggggtacgatCATCTCTGTTATCATCCATATAACGAAGCACATGAAACTTGGATGACACAGAGGGTTTGTAACTGCCATGATCACTCTCCACGGATTTTGTGGCAGACTGGGAAAAGTCCAACACTTTACAGATAGCACTCAACCCGGATTCAGCTTCTTCCAGTTCAAGCTTCACCGTCAACAAATTCCTGCTGGCTTTCAAGGCAGCTTCCTGTTTGATGAGCTCAGCCTCCTCGGCAGCATACTTCAAACGTGCTTTTGCTTTCTCAACATTGGCAGAATGTTGCATCTAGACAGCAGTAAGTTGACTCGATCCTGATTTTCCTGATATGACTGAGGGAACAAGCGATGGGGCCTTAGATGATTCCATCTTCGGCAGTGCAGACTGCAGCTGATTGACAAAGGCTGCTGTCTTGTCACATAGAGATGAGCGGACTAGTCTGTGAGAGGCCTCTTCATTTGAACTCTCAACGGTTCTGTGACCCCTTAAATAAGTTATGTACTTGTCACTAAGAAGCTCGTAATACTCCAAGTGCTTATGGATATTGTCAATGATATTTTGACCCTGTGCTAAGTCCACATGTTTCGTATTAGCAATGATAGAGTCGATGTTTCTTTTAATGTCTAACAACTTTGATGTAAAGTTTGAAACACTTTGTTCATGTTGCTGAAATCCAAGATCAGTCATCTTCCTAGTCTGGCGAAGATCCATAGGATATAGCCCGAATTAAAGGATTTTTCACTGTGATGTATATCTGCTTTATTACTTCCAGACCTCGTGAAAGGGTGAAAAACTGAAAAGTACAATAATAAAAGTCAGAATTTGTCTAATATaacaatttccaaaaatatgGCAGTAGTTAAGCTGTGACAATACTGAATTTTATATGACTAAACTTTACCCGACGACATATACACAGATAAATGTGTGACTAGAACATGCTAGCTAAACAGGCCTATGCCTATCCTATATTGCGAACACgcgcttacaaaaaaaaatgcagttGCAGAATTTAAACAAAGTAAGAGATATTGCATGACATCGTTAGATACACAAGATTATAATGGACATAAATtgacatgaataaaataaaacttactcCTTAGATAGGCCGAATTCCAGAAAATGATGCAAACAAAAACAGCAGGCCAGGCTCATGGCTGCCATTAccgataaaacaaaaaaccaaaccgGACGGAACATATTATTCCGTTATGAGAGCAGCacaagaattgttttaaactattctATGTTTAGAGAAACTGCATTgttaaatcatgaaaaattctGTGAAAGCATTCGAAGGAAAAGATTACCAATAGCTACCCCAGAAAGTGTGATAAGGCCACATAAAACTCAGAAGATTTCTAGGGCAGAGCAAATAACACGGTCTGTTGAAAAACTGTGCATAAATTCACAAAGTAGTACAACAAATCATCATAAGAAGGCAAAAAAAACTTGACGTACCATGACTTACCTGAAGATGATTTTTCTAATTCAATTAGCATAAAAAACAATTCTGGTTCAAGAGaatcttttaatttgaaaacattcTTGGAGAAACTGGATTGttctataaaagaaattaataggAAAGGTGAGACTGTTTTACAAGAGAAGAACTCCTTTGAGCTGTTGAATGGTGCTGTGTTTGAGAAAGCTTTGAGAGAGTTCAAAACAAAAGTTTCACTTTTATATGAAGTGTTCAAGACACTTTTGGGTGTTGGAGATGAAAGTGAACTTACACCTTCTGAAAAGGTGACAATGGCTACCATGTATGGTATGATCATGCAGAGTAGAAACAAGCAGTCCTCAACATTACAAAGAGTGTATACAGCACTTGTTATCAGAAGTTATGCGGATAATATGGTGAGTCTTGGTCCTTATGTAAACAAtcataaataaagataaaattaatataattaaatatattaaaacattgGCATGATCGTAattgttatacatgtgtatgtccttttttgaaaagaatcactaattttgttttttggggaATTTTTTTCAGCTACTTCTGAGACTAAATAAAGCACACATCACCCTTTCCACTAGttccaaaaaatatttcatggaTGACGTGGGGAAATACTGAGATGAAAAAATCGTACAGAGTCTAAGAAGTGGGAGGGGTGGCAAGATGAACGGGGACAACTTAGACTTTCGAGTGGCTACCTACGAAATCAGAATGAATGTTAAAGCCAAAGACTTTCATTTCTTTGCTTCAGACTTTACCCCCAGACAGAATAGATCTTTCAAAGTACAGTGACAAAGAGAGCATCGGTGATGTCAATTCTGTAAGAGTTGAAAACTTCCTGCCATCTCTAGAAGAGGAGAAAATTTATCGAGAAAGCTTGAAAATCATTTTAGCAAGAGAAATGGTTGCTTTTTCCAACAAATTTACATGGATGAAAATGTGCATCCCAGACCACATACCGCATGAACTTGCTGAGGAAATGTCACAGAAATCCACTCCTTTCCTCAAtccaatacttttaaaaaatgagacaTCATACTCTGACTGCATTGATATATTAACATCATTTACTAATCAGTTGGAGGATTGGTATACACGAGCCGGTCGAGGTTCAATACAGTTCTTGGCTATTGAGTTCTGTTTTCTTACCTTCTTTACTTGGTtagtgtttgtattttttttaagttttttttttgttacaactAACAGAAATTTTAAGATTATGATTTATTGGTATGCTTTCAAGAATTAATCTATTATTCAATCTGaaagaataattataaaatattaataaggTGTAGATTTGTCATcttatgatattaattaaacatttattttgtaaaaaattaaataaaaaatagtgcaaaataaGTCTGATGAAAATAACACATGTAATTACAAgtcatttaaaatctaatgcaTACATTTTAGTGTATGCAGAGGATATCGATACTCAATACCAAATTTATTTGATCATGTTgatgttaatttgtttttggtgAAGAATTTCCCAAAATGAAGGTACCAGTTGGTGGGGACCAACTGACGCGAGAGAGACTCCAGTGGGCTAAAGCTTTGAGGTCTGGTGCCCATACCAGTTTGGAAAGATTTGATCATCTATCTCCAATGATTGTTGACCTCTTTCACACACTACAGGATTTTCTAGaggtaatttatttcaattaaattggcTATATTTTTCTTCCATTTGAAAGAAGGGAATATTGGACCATTTGGTGACAAGTGAATCTATGCTTAACAATCATCAAACTTCTTTGGACAAACTTCAAAGTCAAGATGAAAAGTTCATGGACAGGGCAAAAATTGTATGCCCTTGAAGCTTCAATTACAGGGGAAATAATAAGttgaatttaacttttttttctgataCCATTAGGATCatgtttggttttctttttatcatttttatttttattgtgtacATCGTATAATCAATCATAGCTACTGAGATTGTATTTTGAAGTATTGTTAAATTGAGTCAATACCTCCTCTATAGCTAGTTTTTGGtccaaaataattgtttttaacttTTCCTTTGTAGAAAACCTGTAAACGATTTCTCAACTTAAAGTCATCAAGAGATGAAGGCAGTTTGGCATGGTATAAGATAATTCTGCACTGTTCCAATGTAAATGGGAAAGGGAAAAGCAGGTTTGCCGCTGAGGACTTCGTTACAACTGTAGGAAAAGGACTTTTCAGAGAATTTACTCTGCATTATTTTGACATGCCTGAAGAATCAAGTGAGATTCCTGAAAGTTATTTACCAACAAATGTGAACCTACTCCACAAAGAAAAACGTGAAAAGATATTTCATCAAACAATGGACAAAATCCTTGATAAAATATTAGTTAGATTTTGGGTAAGTAGCACATTTAAATCTATATGACATTCTATCTTACAAAATAccattattcaaattttaatttcactgTAGGTTTTAGCTCACTAAAGGTGAAGGCTGAAATATGCtcttctgatcaaaatttgtctgtTGTAGTTGTTGTCATAAACTTTTCATGTCCTTCTCTTCTTAGAACTTCAAATCATGACCATGGGAGATGGGTGTAAAGAAAGACCAAACTATTAAATCAAAGttatgtaaagaaatatataggaaaaatcaTTACAAATTTCTGTCTTGATAATTCATATTAAGAAGCAGCAGCCTCATTTTTTTAAGGTAgtgtattgtagattcaaatttaagaaaatcatCTTCCCTGGGATAAgaagtaatattataaaaattagaCGCAAGATCCACTCGCATTCTCGCTACATTAACATCTACCAACATCCAATTGAGGGTCACGTCCGAGGTTAAATTCAGAAGAACTGGATACTTATTCACTTCAGCAAATATACAATACTTTTGTAGGCGACAATTTGATTGGTTGACATAATTTGACTTATGACGTGACCCTCAATGGGATGTTGTTAGATGTTAGTGTAGCAAGTGGATTTAACAGCTTAACTAGGTAGATTGCACTAGATGATGAAATgtctaagaaaaaaaactttaaaaattttctaaagCCACTGATTAGTCAAAATATGGAAGCATACTCCGTGTAGATTCAGTTTGGTTTGTTTAAAATCATGCCCCCCTTTTCCAAGGGAGAGATGAGACCACTTATCAGCACTGAACTgaaatttgcttttttttatccaaagtattcaggtgagtgatgtggcctaTGAGTCTCATGTTACAAGTATTTATGTGGTGCATGCTCATGTTGCACATACCGGTATTTTTAACTGCATAAAAAACCAAGCCATAACAAACCTATCAGATAAAATTATGGTTTGAAACTGTTCAATTACTAAGTActcatatatattattgtaagtTAAACATTTCAATTATAAACAGTTTTCACTGTATATCCTTGTTTTACAGGATTTGGAGAATGACAAGTCTTCTCTGATTTTGGACTTGAAAGCACTGAATTACTGATACAAGCTCCTGTACAAAACGGATATGCCAAATTGAATTTACGCAAGGGACAAGAAAGTAGGATTACCATTGTACAAATACCTATTGCTTTGCTTACAATTGGCAAATCGGTTCAGTTGACTGCATATGGAGTTACAGTATCTGCAACAAGAATTAACAAGGAAACTGATGACATTCAGAGTTACTCTATGTGTTTTCTACAGTATGTATTTCttatttgaaatttcatggATGCCATCAAAGAAGGTGATATTTTTAGAACAAatgtatgtttaaaaacaatgattcCTTTGTTTTACTGTCACTCAGAACTATCAAAATATCTAGTTGAATGCATTGATTACATTCAGAAGACATAAATCCTGCTTTCTACAAAGATGTCCATGAAAGTGAGAGCTGCATCATTCATTAATAAAAGTGGACGAATTGGAAAAATCAAACCAGCAGACatggaaaaagaaaatcaagtaaaacTTCTAAAAGAACTTATCAGAGGACTTGGTTCcaataaaacagaaaatccTTTTGTTGGAATCTCTAAAGCTGCACCAGTTATCGAATCTGTGGTCCATCACTTTGATGAAGAAGCAGGGATCTATGAGCTCAGAACAACACATAAATCAAGATCTCTGGAAAGTGACCTAAAGGTAATGTTAGAGAAAACCAGGGAATTGGATCAATTTAGTAACCAAGGGAGAAGTTTGCAATCATACAAGGGAATAAATGCTAATCCTATCTATTCTGTATACAAGGAAAAATTTCATCAAGTTGTCCTAAGAACGGCACAAAGATTACGTAGGGGACAGATTTCTGACCAAACAGAAGAAGACACTAGTGATATCGAGGGTGGCGATAGTGATAGTGATGATCCTGGTTCTCCTTTTGAGTGAGTGATGTATAGacacaaaaacaatatttaaaatttctactttcatttgaaaaattgttatttataagttgataaaaaatacaaagttaaTCCTCAAAATACTTTTCTTCATTGTGTTACTTaaacaaacaatacatgtatatattctatgAATTGACagctactgtggtttcattaatattcaagggtatcaattttcgtggataaagtaaaaatcacagtttcaaggatacataaattcgtggccaatgaccctatcaatacaaaatataagtagaaattgcagttcaatgaaaatttaatttcaaggataaacttaacaacgaaatcaacaaaaattggtattcaacgaatattgatgaaaccacagtatgttgGACTTGTAAATTTAGTCAATAGGTGCTATATTCACTTGAGAATGTTGATtcaaaaatacacaatattataattgtataGTATCTAACAACATTGATGAATAACTACTCATCATTTCTACAACTAGAACAACAGTTTTTCTTTTCCCCTTCAAACAAAGCCAAAATATTTCACCAATAATAATCGTAAGCACAAGTCATCACTCTTACAGTAACGTCTCATTTCATCAGTCATTCCTGGTCGGTTGGCAGCAATGTCACTTTTGTTGAGGTACAGTGTTGCTCTGCTCGGCTGTCCATCTCTTCCTGCTATCCCTGATTCCTGCATGTACTTCTCTAATGAAGTTGGTGGTCTAAAATGCATAATATGGCTGACCCTGGAGCATTTAGGCCCATGCCTAAAGCAACAGTTGCTAATATCAGACGGATTTTAGTTTCAGGTTTTCTAAGTTCCGTTATAATATGAGTCTTCACCCTTGTAATATAGTCCTTGTGAAACATAGCGAATATGCGGTTTTCGGGTACCCGTTCCACTGGGTCATATGCATCTTCACCAAGGAATTCCTCTGTGAACTGGTAACAGTATGCCAGGGACTCAAGGCTATTCATGTAGCATATCGTAACAGGTAATGcactttttaaacttttaagttCAGTACAAAGAGGCTTTAGTAAGTCATCATACTTGTCGTATTTCTTCACATTTGGAAGTCTTGTTCTTATCTCATAATAAATATTTGGTCTATATGGATTGCTGGTAACTAGTTTCACATCTCGTAGCTGTAAAATGTCACATAGTTGTTCAATGCACTTTGGGGTTGCAGTGGCAGTTAGTGCTAAATGGGGTATCCTCGGAAAAATAGCTGTCAATTCACCAAGCTTGCTAAAAGATGGCCTGAAGCTGTCACCCctgaaaaaatacaagatattGGGTTATTTTGGTATGCTCAAAGTTAGCGTTTTAGTTCACCTGAGTGGAAACCTCATGTgaggccaaaataaaattatcatttctttggAATTGCCTCCCGCCTCATTGAAATGCCCCCTCCTGAAAAAATGTTACACTCATACACCAAAAAAGACAGCATTGAAGAAAATAGATTGgcattattctaactaattgtTCATTAATCTTGACCTCGGTATTATAACCTCAAATTGCATATTCTCTGACATGGTATATTTACTATTAAATCTTATTACTTCCTTCCAATAACATTGTGTAAAGGAGACATGATAGCAATTTGAACCCACCAAGTTAGTAAGAAGCAATGACACAA containing:
- the LOC109621141 gene encoding LOW QUALITY PROTEIN: uncharacterized protein (The sequence of the model RefSeq protein was modified relative to this genomic sequence to represent the inferred CDS: inserted 1 base in 1 codon), with translation MEDQLLSLSEMNISACSLTMDGSFFNIVSREGDKCIKPVNMEHFNMADFTLVYVHPETVTTNSKLTRMLLTKKIQQQVCCVVIDEVHMVSEWGDSFRPSFSKLGELTAIFPRIPHLALTATATPKCIEQLCDILQLRDVKLVTSNPYRPNIYYEIRTRLPNVKKYDKYDDLLKPLCTELKSLKSALPVTICYMNSLESLAYCYQFTEEFLGEDAYDPVERVPENRIFAMFHKDYITRVKTHIITELRKPETKIRLILATVALGMGLNAPXVSHIMHFRPPTSLEKYMQESGIAGRDGQPSRATLYLNKSDIAANRPGMTDEMRRYCKSDDLCLRLLLVKYFGFV